A single window of Vibrio gazogenes DNA harbors:
- a CDS encoding LysE family translocator gives MEFVTALLSILAIHLMASISPGPDFVVVSQKTLFQGRKAGILCGAGVCVGLLFHMSYSLAGLATILAHSKLFTHVIGILGGSYLIYLGYKSIKGSFSKQKNIEDDTTSISSTSSAFLSGLIVNIMNPKAAMYFISIFSIIITPSMNTEQLVLIVVSIMAVQMIWYLTFIYLITTPLFKGKFNNNVYLIDRILGSVMSVMGFYMISSYTFY, from the coding sequence ATGGAATTTGTAACTGCATTACTTTCTATTTTGGCTATTCATTTAATGGCTTCAATTTCTCCCGGTCCCGACTTTGTCGTGGTATCACAGAAAACATTATTCCAAGGTCGTAAAGCCGGTATTTTATGCGGTGCAGGTGTATGTGTTGGGCTGCTGTTTCATATGAGCTATTCCTTAGCTGGATTAGCGACAATATTAGCTCATTCAAAACTATTTACTCATGTGATTGGTATTTTAGGAGGAAGCTATCTTATCTATCTTGGTTATAAATCAATAAAGGGGTCATTTTCAAAACAAAAAAACATAGAGGATGATACTACTTCCATCAGTTCAACATCGTCTGCATTTTTAAGTGGCCTCATCGTTAATATTATGAATCCCAAAGCAGCAATGTACTTTATTTCAATATTTTCAATCATTATTACACCATCAATGAATACCGAACAATTAGTATTGATCGTAGTTTCAATAATGGCTGTTCAAATGATATGGTATTTAACTTTTATTTATCTTATTACCACACCACTTTTCAAGGGAAAATTCAATAATAATGTGTATTTGATTGATCGAATTTTGGGGAGTGTTATGTCAGTTATGGGGTTTTATATGATTAGTTCTTATACCTTTTATTAG
- a CDS encoding hydrolase, translated as MYVHKYLLDTYLPEFPTQITKVVKMDESLAIFCSDTIFYPQGGGQPCDLGILVIDGNTHQVYHSETTEMGIAHLVKLDPSLLTSVGKPCIQRIDIERRLTNAKLHTAGHLLSNIIEMLDSNLVPSKGHHYPDASYIELIENEKTNDVLSVEIINDKIDEIVNKSSRYIQSLTLNLNEAQSIRPLLSQLIPQQTQCRMIVIDGFKPLPCGGTHIGKTSELKGLKVTRIKRKKDRIKVNYLIDGVNKWNL; from the coding sequence ATGTATGTACATAAATATCTCCTAGATACTTACTTACCTGAGTTTCCGACTCAAATCACTAAAGTCGTAAAAATGGATGAATCATTAGCTATTTTTTGTAGTGATACTATTTTTTACCCACAAGGAGGAGGACAACCCTGTGACCTAGGTATACTAGTAATTGATGGTAATACACACCAAGTTTACCACTCAGAAACAACCGAAATGGGGATTGCGCATTTAGTGAAATTGGATCCTTCTCTCTTAACGTCCGTTGGTAAACCATGTATACAACGCATAGATATTGAGCGTAGATTAACCAATGCCAAATTACATACGGCAGGTCACTTACTGAGTAACATTATCGAAATGTTAGACAGTAACTTAGTACCATCAAAAGGTCATCATTACCCTGATGCTTCGTATATTGAATTGATAGAAAATGAAAAGACAAATGACGTTCTTTCAGTTGAAATTATTAATGATAAAATAGATGAAATAGTCAATAAATCATCAAGATATATTCAATCGTTAACATTAAATCTAAATGAAGCTCAATCGATTAGACCACTATTAAGCCAATTGATACCTCAACAGACTCAATGCAGGATGATCGTGATTGATGGGTTTAAACCACTCCCTTGTGGTGGAACACACATCGGCAAGACATCAGAACTAAAAGGTCTTAAGGTTACGCGAATTAAGCGTAAAAAAGACCGTATTAAAGTAAATTATTTAATTGACGGAGTTAATAAATGGAATTTGTAA